A stretch of Amblyraja radiata isolate CabotCenter1 chromosome 34, sAmbRad1.1.pri, whole genome shotgun sequence DNA encodes these proteins:
- the LOC116991615 gene encoding ras-related and estrogen-regulated growth inhibitor-like protein: protein MWADLKIKAANGSVHSLREREALALTTIPPPSRMEANVVMLGADNVGKSALTVRFLTRRFIGEYGDIESVYNHNVTVAGRHVAFNIWDSPFAQDRLNSSCGKEKQIQWADGFVLVYSICDRASFNIVRQQIQLIKSMKDYPSTERAPIIIVGNKRDLCHCRTVSSEEGRLLALATHCGFCEISTAETYHGVLVAFHSLVDRIKESKMLTVRKPAGIKGIVRSMSAVFTRRRTDSL, encoded by the exons ATGTGGGCTGATCTTAAGATAAAAGCTGCAAACGGTTCTGTACATTCCCTCCGTGAGCGTGAAGCACTTGCTCTGACAACTATCCCACCTCCGTCGAGAATGGAAGCTAATGTTGTGATGCTGGGAGCAGACAACGTTGGAAAATCTG CTTTAACTGTTCGGTTTTTAACAAGACGATTCATTGGTGAATATGGAGACATAG AATCAGTCTACAATCACAATGTTACCGTTGCTGGGAGACACGTCGCCTTCAACATTTGGGATTCACCATTTGCTCAG GATCGACTGAATAGTAGCTGTGGAAAGGAGAAACAGATCCAGTGGGCAGATGGTTTTGTGTTGGTCTACAGTATCTGTGACCGGGCCAGCTTTAACATAGTCCGGCAGCAGATCCAACTCATCAAGTCAATGAAAGATTACCCTAGCACCGAGCGAGCTCCCATCATCATCGTGGGTAACAAGCGGGACCTGTGTCACTGTCGAACCGTCTCCAGTGAGGAGGGGAGACTCTTGGCTCTGGCAACCCACTGTGGCTTTTGCGAGATCTCCACTGCGGAGACCTACCATGGCGTGCTGGTGGCCTTCCATAGTCTGGTGGACAGAATCAAGGAGTCCAAGATGCTGACTGTCAGGAAACCAGCCGGGATCAAGGGCATTGTCCGGAGTATGTCTGCTGTGTTCACAAGAAGGAGAACAGATTCCTTGTGA